A region from the Campylobacter blaseri genome encodes:
- a CDS encoding adenylate kinase → MKNLFLIIGAPGSGKTTDASMIAEMNQSIVHYSTGDMLRAEVDSGSELGKIIDSYISAGNLVPLEIVIDTIVSAVNDTELDFIIIDGFPRSIEQMEKFDEVLKENQEITLNSVIEVDVSEEVAKDRILGRARGADDNEEVFKNRMAIYLEPIEAIRKFYTNKGIYKKINGERTIEEIVSEMNEMIVKEISNSMM, encoded by the coding sequence ATGAAAAACTTATTTTTAATTATTGGCGCTCCTGGAAGCGGAAAAACGACAGATGCTAGCATGATAGCAGAGATGAACCAAAGTATAGTACACTACTCAACAGGAGACATGCTAAGAGCAGAAGTTGACAGCGGAAGCGAACTAGGAAAAATAATTGATAGCTATATATCAGCTGGAAATTTAGTTCCACTTGAAATTGTAATAGATACCATTGTCTCAGCTGTTAATGATACCGAACTTGACTTTATAATAATAGATGGTTTTCCAAGAAGTATTGAACAGATGGAAAAATTTGATGAGGTATTAAAAGAAAACCAAGAAATTACACTAAATTCAGTAATAGAGGTTGATGTAAGCGAAGAGGTTGCAAAAGATAGAATTTTAGGCAGAGCAAGAGGCGCTGATGACAATGAAGAGGTTTTTAAAAACAGAATGGCAATCTACCTTGAGCCTATTGAGGCTATAAGAAAGTTCTATACAAATAAAGGTATTTATAAAAAAATTAATGGTGAAAGAACTATTGAAGAGATAGTCTCTGAGATGAATGAGATGATTGTAAAAGAAATTTCAAATTCTATGATGTAA
- the ppa gene encoding inorganic diphosphatase, with protein MDISKIKVGKNPEKINAVIEIPYGSNIKYEVDKESGAVVVDRVLYSAMFYPANYGFIPNTLADDGDPADILVINEYPLQAGSVIPCRLIGVLVMEDEAGMDEKLLAVPVSKIDPRYENIKSYTDLPKITLDRIKNFFETYKLLEPNKWVKVKDFEDAKKAEEILDKAIKAYK; from the coding sequence ATGGATATAAGCAAAATTAAAGTTGGAAAAAACCCTGAAAAGATAAATGCGGTTATTGAAATACCTTATGGTTCAAATATTAAATATGAAGTAGACAAAGAAAGTGGTGCTGTAGTAGTAGATAGAGTTTTATATTCGGCTATGTTCTATCCTGCGAACTATGGCTTTATACCAAATACTTTAGCAGATGACGGGGATCCTGCTGATATTTTAGTTATAAATGAATACCCTCTCCAGGCAGGTAGCGTTATACCTTGCCGTTTAATTGGTGTTTTAGTTATGGAAGATGAAGCTGGAATGGATGAAAAGCTATTAGCTGTTCCTGTTAGCAAGATTGATCCTAGATATGAAAATATAAAATCATATACAGATCTTCCAAAAATAACCCTAGATAGGATTAAAAACTTCTTTGAAACATATAAATTGCTTGAGCCAAACAAATGGGTTAAGGTTAAAGATTTTGAAGATGCAAAAAAAGCTGAAGAAATTTTAGATAAAGCTATTAAAGCTTATAAATAA